TAACGCTCAACCTCAGGCAGGCGCTCGTCCACAAATGCCAAAATATGTCGCACCAGTCTATCCAGACGGAACAACAGCGACCGAAAACAATATCCCCGGCAATGGCTATCCACGCCTCGACGCACAACGTCGGGCATACTTCCGCATCGAAGCTCCGCAAGCCAAAAAAATGGTGGTAGACATCTGTAATAAGAAATACGAAATGAAACGCGACAACAATGGGGTATGGACAGTAACAACCGATCCATTGGTGGTAGGTTTTCACTATTACTTCCTCGAAGTAGACGGATTTCGCGTAAGCGATCCTGCCGTATATACCTACTTTGGGTGCAGCCGTGACGCTAGCGGAATAGATGTTCCAGAAGGCCCCGAAGGCGACTATTATCGCCTGCAAAACGTAGCACACGGACAAGTACGCGAATGTGTTTACTACTCAGAGATAAGCAAGAAATTCAGACGAATCTACGTATATACGCCAGCAGAGTATGAGACTCACCCCAACAAGAAATATCCTGTACTTTATCTACAACACGGCATGGGTGAAGATCAAACCGGATGGTCAAAACAAGGTTACATGCAATACATCATGGATAACCTGACGGCTCAAAAGAAAGCAAAACCAATGGTTGTGGTCATGGAAAGCGGTGATATTGAAGCCTCTTTCGGAGCTGGTTCCGGCTCTATGGCAGAATACGGAGCGGCACTAACTAAAATAATGATAAACGATCTGATTCCGTACATTGACAAAACATTCCGCACCCTGAGCGATCGCGATCACCGTGCCATGGCAGGACTTTCGTGGGGCGGACGCCAGACCTTCCAAACAGTACTACCCCATATGGACAAATTCTCCTATCTTGGTACATTCAGTGGCGCCCTCTTCGGAACAGACGTAAAAACCGTATGCAACGGTATCTTTACCAAACCCGACGAATTTAACAAGAAGATGCACTACTTCTTTATGGGTATGGGTTCAGAAGAAGGTTTCGGAGCTGACACCATGAGCAAACAGTTAAATGACATGGGTATTAAGGTCGTTTACTACGAATCACCCGGAACAGCACACGAATGGCTAACTTGGAGAAGATGCCTGAAAGAATTTGTTCCCCACTTATTCAATAACTGACCCTTATAATAACTTATTCCATGAAAAATAAGATTCAAAAGATATCCATGCTCGAAAAGATAGGCTATAGTTTGGGCGACGGATCCGCCAATCTGGTCTTTCAGATGATGATGATGTTTCAGCTTATGTTCTACACCGATGTGTTCGGAATAAAAGCTAGCATTGCCGGAGGTATTCTGCTTTTAGCCAGACTCTTCGACGCCTTTATCGATCCGATCGTGGGTATATGGTCGGACAGAACAAACACCCGATGGGGTAAATACCGACCTTGGATATTATGGACTGCTATTCCGTTTGCAGTGTTCTTTGTGCTCTCTTTCAGCACCCCCGACCTTGGCGAACGAGGAAAGATTATCTATGCAGGCGTCACTTACACCCTGTTGATGGCCGTTTATTCATTCAACAACACCCCCTACTCCTCACTTGGAGGGGTAATGACAAGCGATATCAAAGAGCGTACAAGCATCTCTAGCGTTCGCTTCGTAACAGCCACTATCGCTACTTTTGTAGTGCAAGGACTCACCCTTCCACTCGTAGCAAAATTTGGTAATGGCAACGACAGCAAGGGATGGTTTATAACGATTCTCATATTCGCCCTCGTCGGAGTCATACTGATGTTGATTACTTTCATCTCTACACGAGAACGCATTACTCCGCCCCCGGCACAGAAAACACCCATCGTACAGGATATAAAGGACATCTTCTCCAATACCCCCTGGAAAGCCATGTTCGTGCTGACACTATTCCTATTCACAACATTGGCAATGTGGGGTAGCTCCATGTCCTACTACTTCAATTATGTGCTAGACAAACACGCACTGTTCTCTTTCCTGCAAAATCTCGGGCTTGTAGAAGTAGAAGGAGGAAATTGGTGGCATGCCGTATTACAAGCCTTCGGTCTGATAGCAAAAACAGATCTGAGCAATGTGTTCGCCGTAGGGTTCAGCTTCTTTAATATACTTGGAAGCATCATTCAGCTAATAGGTGTAATACTCCTATCTAGCTTTCTTTCCGGTATTTATGGCAAACGCAACGTATTTATCGTCTGCCTCGCCCTGACCGCCTTGTTCATGGGTTTATTCTTCCTGCCTGCTCCAACCAGTATAGGTACGGTATTTATACTAAACACATTAAAGAGCCTCGCTTATGCTCCCACCGTTCCATTACTTTGGGCGATGATGGGCGATGTAGCCGACCATTCAGAATGGCGTAACCATCGACGTGCCACGGGCTTTGTGTTTGCAGGTATCGTATTCGCGCTCAAAGCAGGTCTAGGAGTTGGAGGAGCCATCTGCGGAGTCATCATTGACCATTTCGGTTTCGTTGCCAATCAGACTCAAACTCCAACTGCCATTGACGGCATACGACTAAGTTCGAGCATCATTCCTGCCATAACGTTGGCAATAAGTTTCGTTGCGCTGTGCTTCTACCCCATCACGAAGAAACTGAACGAAAACATTCAGGCAGAATTGTCTATCAGGAGAAAAGAAACCTCTAATGAATAACAGGATTGACGGATAATCCATAAAAAAATTATTATCATGACTAAAAAAGCAAGATACCTATTTCCCGATGACTACATGGCAGATCCTGCCGTACATATCTTCAACGGGAAACTCTACATCTACCCTTCACATGATCGCGAAAGTGGGATTCCTGAGAATGACAACGGAGATCACTTCGATATGAACGACTACCACGTATTTTCCATGACATCACCCGAAAGCAAGGTAACCGATCACGGCGTTGCGCTGAGAGTTTCCGACATCCCTTGGGCAGGCCGTCAGCTTTGGGACTGCGACGTGGCAGAAAAGGACGGTAAATATTACATGTACTTCCCATTGAAAGACCAAACGGACATCTTCCGCATCGGAGTAGCTATCT
This is a stretch of genomic DNA from uncultured Bacteroides sp.. It encodes these proteins:
- a CDS encoding MFS transporter, whose product is MKNKIQKISMLEKIGYSLGDGSANLVFQMMMMFQLMFYTDVFGIKASIAGGILLLARLFDAFIDPIVGIWSDRTNTRWGKYRPWILWTAIPFAVFFVLSFSTPDLGERGKIIYAGVTYTLLMAVYSFNNTPYSSLGGVMTSDIKERTSISSVRFVTATIATFVVQGLTLPLVAKFGNGNDSKGWFITILIFALVGVILMLITFISTRERITPPPAQKTPIVQDIKDIFSNTPWKAMFVLTLFLFTTLAMWGSSMSYYFNYVLDKHALFSFLQNLGLVEVEGGNWWHAVLQAFGLIAKTDLSNVFAVGFSFFNILGSIIQLIGVILLSSFLSGIYGKRNVFIVCLALTALFMGLFFLPAPTSIGTVFILNTLKSLAYAPTVPLLWAMMGDVADHSEWRNHRRATGFVFAGIVFALKAGLGVGGAICGVIIDHFGFVANQTQTPTAIDGIRLSSSIIPAITLAISFVALCFYPITKKLNENIQAELSIRRKETSNE